A single genomic interval of Mustelus asterias unplaced genomic scaffold, sMusAst1.hap1.1 HAP1_SCAFFOLD_433, whole genome shotgun sequence harbors:
- the LOC144486716 gene encoding uncharacterized protein LOC144486716, producing the protein MCSVCSQLIINLERHKDTGTMEKPWKCEDCGKGFKWPSQLEIHQRTHTGERPFTCSMCGKGFRESSNLLQHQRVHTDLRPFKCPDCGKGYKSSGDLMSHQRVHTDQRPFRCSHCGTGFRKSSEFTVHQRTHTGERPFTCSMCGKGFINSSNLSRHQRTHSDARTFKCPDCEESFKNSDNLLRHRRTHTGERPFACSECGKGFTRSAALLTHRRVHSGERPFTCSECGKRFTCSSHLLKHQRTHTVERPFTCSECGKGFTQSSNLQIHQRTHTGERPFTCSMCGKGFRESSNLLQHQRVHTDLRPFKCPDCGKGYKSSGDLMSHQRVHTDQRPFRCFHCGTGFRKSSEFTVHQRTHTGERPFTCSMCGKGFKNSDNLLRHRRTHTGERPFTCSECGKGFTRSAALLTHRRVHSGERPFACSECGKRFTYSSHLLKHQRTHTVERPFTCSMCGKGFTQSSNLLTHQQIHK; encoded by the exons ATGTGCAGTGTGTGTAGTCAACTGATcatcaacctggagagacacaaggataccggcaccatggagaaaccatggaaatgtgaggattgtgggaagggattcaaatggccatcccagctggaaatccatcagcgcactcacactggggagaggccattcacctgctccatgtgtgggaagggattcagagagtcatccaacctgctgcaacaccagcgagttcacactgacctgagaccttttaaatgtccagactgcgggaagggctataaaagttctggggacctgatgtcccatcaacgtgttcacactgaccagAGGCCATTtaggtgctctcactgcgggactgggttcaggaaaTCATCTGaattcactgtacaccagcgcactcacactggggagaggccattcacctgctccatgtgtgggaaggggttcattaattcatccaacctgtcgagacaccagcgcactcactctGATGCAAGAACTTTTAAATGTCCTGACTGTGAGGAGAGCTTTAAAAACAGTGATAATCTGCTGAGACatcgacgcactcacactggagagaggccattcgcctgctctgagtgtgggaagggattcactcgatcagccGCACTGctgacacaccggcgagttcacagcggagagaggccgttcacctgctccgagtgtgggaaaagATTTACTTGTTCATCTCATCTATTgaaacaccagcgcactcacactgtggagagaccattcacctgctctgagtgtgggaagggattcactcaatcttctaacctgc aaatccatcagcgcactcacactggggagaggccattcacctgctccatgtgtgggaagggattcagagagtcatccaacctgctgcaacaccagcgagttcacactgacctgagaccttttaaatgcccagactgcgggaagggctataaaagttctggggacctgatgtcccatcaacgtgttcacactgaccagaggccattcaggtgctttcactgcgggactgggttcaggaaaTCATCTGAATTCACTGTacatcagcgcactcacactggggagaggccgttcacctgctccatgtgtgggaaggg CTTTAAAAACAGTGATAATCTGCTGAGACatcgacgcactcacactggagagaggccgttcacctgctctgagtgtgggaagggattcactcgatcagccGCACTGctgacacaccggcgagttcacagcgGAGAGCGGCCATTCGCCTGCtcggagtgtgggaagagatttactTATTCATCTCATCTATTgaaacaccagcgcactcacactgtggagagaccattcacctgctccatgtgtgggaagggattcactcaatcttctaacctgctgacacaccagcaaattcacaagtgA
- the LOC144486720 gene encoding uncharacterized protein LOC144486720 isoform X2, whose protein sequence is MDTSTMEKPWKCGDCGKGFNFSHQLETHRCNHTGERPFICLECGKVFAHSSSLQTHKRVHTGEWPFTCPECGKGFTSSSHLQTHKRVHSGEKPFTCSDCGKGFSESSNLLMHQRGHTGEKWFTCSECGKGFTQLSHLQTHERVHTGERPFICSECGKGFSNSSNLQRHQRIHTRERPFSCSECGKGFTDSSYLLIHQRVHTGERPFICPECGKRFPYASNLQKHRRLHTGERPFTCPNCGKTFTQSSHLQTHQRVHTGERPFTCSQCEKGFSNSSNLRAHQRVHTGERLFTCSDCGKGFTQSSKLLRHRRVHK, encoded by the coding sequence atggacaccagcaccatggagaagccgtggaaatgtggagactgtggtaaaggattcaatttctCACAccaactggaaactcatcgatgtaatcacactggggagaggccgttcatttgcttggagtgtgggaaggtATTTGCTCATTCATCCTCCCTGCAGACACACaaacgagttcacacaggggagtggccattcacctgccctgagtgcgggaaaggattcacaagttcatcccacctgcagacacacaagcgagttcacagcggggagaagccattcacctgttccgattgtgggaagggattcagtgaatcatccaacttgctgatgcaccagcgaggtcacaccggggagaaatggTTCACgtgttcagagtgtgggaagggattcactcagttatcccacctgcagacacacgagcgagttcacaccggggagaggccattcatctgctctgagtgtgggaaaggattcagtaattcatccaacctgcagagacaccagcgaattcacaccagggagagaccgttcagctgctccgagtgtgggaagggattcactgattcatcctatctgctgatacatcagcgagttcacactggggagaggccgttcatctgccctGAGTGTGGGAAGCGTTTCCCTTATGCATCAAATCTGCAGAAACATCGACGattgcacactggggagagaccattcacctgcccaaATTGTGGgaaaacattcactcagtcatcccacctgcagacacatcagcgggttcacaccggagagagaccattcacctgctctcagtgtgagaaaggattcagtaattcatccaacctgcgggcacaccagcgagttcacactggggagagactgtttacctgctctgactgtgggaaaggattcactcagtcatcaaagctgctgagacaccggcgagttcacaagtga
- the LOC144486720 gene encoding uncharacterized protein LOC144486720 isoform X1: MEGNSTVHSEEKLYTCSVCGQDFNQSSSLSEHNCSRNREKLWKCGDCGKGFDYPSQLEIHRRSHSGERPFTCSQCGRGFTQSNSLHIHQRTHTDERPFNCSQCGKGFTASSHLLKHRRIHTGERPFTCSQCGKGFAQSSNLALHQRIHTGERPFTCSQCGKRFAHSSHLQTHKRVHSGEKPFTCSDCGKGFSESSNLLMHQRGHTGEKWFTCSECGKGFTQLSHLQTHERVHTGERPFICSECGKGFSNSSNLQRHQRIHTRERPFSCSECGKGFTDSSYLLIHQRVHTGERPFICPECGKRFPYASNLQKHRRLHTGERPFTCPNCGKTFTQSSHLQTHQRVHTGERPFTCSQCEKGFSNSSNLRAHQRVHTGERLFTCSDCGKGFTQSSKLLRHRRVHK; the protein is encoded by the exons atggaaggaaatagcaccgttcacagtgaagagaaactgtacacgtgttctgtgtgtggacaagactttaaccaatcatccagcctttcggaacataattgcagtcgcaacagggagaagctgtggaaatgtggggactgtgggaagggattcgattacccttcccagctggagattcatcggcgcagtcacagtggggagagaccattcacctgctcccagtgtgggaggggattcactcagtcaaacagcttacacatacaccagagaactcacactgacgagagaccattcaactgctcccagtgtgggaaaggattcactgcctcatcccatctgctgaaacatcggcgaatccacactggggaaaggccgttcacctgctcccagtgtgggaagggattcgctcagtcttcCAACCTCGcattacaccagcgaattcacactggggagaggccattcacttgctcccagtgtgggaagagatttgctcA ttcatcccacctgcagacacacaagcgagttcacagcggggagaagccattcacctgttccgattgtgggaagggattcagtgaatcatccaacttgctgatgcaccagcgaggtcacaccggggagaaatggTTCACgtgttcagagtgtgggaagggattcactcagttatcccacctgcagacacacgagcgagttcacaccggggagaggccattcatctgctctgagtgtgggaaaggattcagtaattcatccaacctgcagagacaccagcgaattcacaccagggagagaccgttcagctgctccgagtgtgggaagggattcactgattcatcctatctgctgatacatcagcgagttcacactggggagaggccgttcatctgccctGAGTGTGGGAAGCGTTTCCCTTATGCATCAAATCTGCAGAAACATCGACGattgcacactggggagagaccattcacctgcccaaATTGTGGgaaaacattcactcagtcatcccacctgcagacacatcagcgggttcacaccggagagagaccattcacctgctctcagtgtgagaaaggattcagtaattcatccaacctgcgggcacaccagcgagttcacactggggagagactgtttacctgctctgactgtgggaaaggattcactcagtcatcaaagctgctgagacaccggcgagttcacaagtga
- the LOC144486723 gene encoding uncharacterized protein LOC144486723 isoform X2 encodes MEGKSTFHSGKNPYTCCVCGHGFRQSSDLWRHNRSHTEEKLWKCGDCGKGFISPSKLEMHWRSHTGERPFTCPTCGKGFTQSSSLFTHQRVHSSERPFTCSECGKGFTISAHLLSHQRVHTDERPFKCPDCGKCYKSSGELMRHQRVHTEERPFRCSHCGTGFRRSSDLTVHQRVHSGERPFTCSDCGKGFIQSSDLLKHQRVHTGERPFICSECGKGFTTSSILLTHQRVHTDKKPFKCPNCEKCYKTSEKLMSHQRVHTDERPFRCSHCGTGFRQSTQLTAHQRVHTDERPFKCPDCEKCYKRSGELTRHQRVHTDSGALTVGLVRSCVIFSTLCTPTNSHWGKTIHLL; translated from the coding sequence atggaaggaaaaagcacattTCACAGTGGGAAGAATCcgtacacgtgttgtgtgtgtggacacggCTTCAGACAATCATCTGACCTGTGGAGACACAATcgcagtcacactgaggagaaactgtggaaatgtggggactgtgggaagggattcatttccCCGTCGAAGCTGGAAATGCattggcgcagtcacactggggagaggccattcacctgccccacatgtgggaagggattcactcagtcatcctctctgttcacacaccagcgagttcactccagcgagagaccattcacctgctccgagtgtgggaagggattcactatttcagcccacctgctgagtcaccagcgagttcacactgacgagagacctttcaaatgtccagactgtgggaagtgctataaaagttctggggaactgatgcgccatcaacgtgttcacactgaggagaggccattcaggtgctctcactgtgggactgggttcagacgaTCGTCTGACCTCACtgttcaccagcgagttcactctggggagaggccgttcacctgctccgactgtgggaagggattcattcagtcatctgacctgctgaaacaccagcgagttcacactggggagaggccatttatctgctctgaatgtgggaagggattcactacctcatcgatcctgctgacacaccagcgagttcacacagacaagaaaccttttaaatgtccaAACTGTGAGAAATGCTACAAAACCTCTGAgaaactgatgtcccatcaacgtgttcacactgacgagagacctttcagatgctctcactgtgggactgggttcagacaaTCAACTCAACTAactgcacaccagcgagttcacactgacgagagaccttttaaatgcccagactgtgagaAGTGCTATAAACGTTCTGGGGAACTGACGcgacatcaacgtgttcacactgattcaggtgctctcactgtgggactggtgcGATCTTGTGTGATCTTCTCAACTCTCTgtacaccaacgaattcacactggggaaagaccattcacctgctctga
- the LOC144486723 gene encoding uncharacterized protein LOC144486723 isoform X1 — protein MWKIWNMEGKSTFHSGKNPYTCCVCGHGFRQSSDLWRHNRSHTEEKLWKCGDCGKGFISPSKLEMHWRSHTGERPFTCPTCGKGFTQSSSLFTHQRVHSSERPFTCSECGKGFTISAHLLSHQRVHTDERPFKCPDCGKCYKSSGELMRHQRVHTEERPFRCSHCGTGFRRSSDLTVHQRVHSGERPFTCSDCGKGFIQSSDLLKHQRVHTGERPFICSECGKGFTTSSILLTHQRVHTDKKPFKCPNCEKCYKTSEKLMSHQRVHTDERPFRCSHCGTGFRQSTQLTAHQRVHTDERPFKCPDCEKCYKRSGELTRHQRVHTDSGALTVGLVRSCVIFSTLCTPTNSHWGKTIHLL, from the exons ATGTGGAAG ATttggaacatggaaggaaaaagcacattTCACAGTGGGAAGAATCcgtacacgtgttgtgtgtgtggacacggCTTCAGACAATCATCTGACCTGTGGAGACACAATcgcagtcacactgaggagaaactgtggaaatgtggggactgtgggaagggattcatttccCCGTCGAAGCTGGAAATGCattggcgcagtcacactggggagaggccattcacctgccccacatgtgggaagggattcactcagtcatcctctctgttcacacaccagcgagttcactccagcgagagaccattcacctgctccgagtgtgggaagggattcactatttcagcccacctgctgagtcaccagcgagttcacactgacgagagacctttcaaatgtccagactgtgggaagtgctataaaagttctggggaactgatgcgccatcaacgtgttcacactgaggagaggccattcaggtgctctcactgtgggactgggttcagacgaTCGTCTGACCTCACtgttcaccagcgagttcactctggggagaggccgttcacctgctccgactgtgggaagggattcattcagtcatctgacctgctgaaacaccagcgagttcacactggggagaggccatttatctgctctgaatgtgggaagggattcactacctcatcgatcctgctgacacaccagcgagttcacacagacaagaaaccttttaaatgtccaAACTGTGAGAAATGCTACAAAACCTCTGAgaaactgatgtcccatcaacgtgttcacactgacgagagacctttcagatgctctcactgtgggactgggttcagacaaTCAACTCAACTAactgcacaccagcgagttcacactgacgagagaccttttaaatgcccagactgtgagaAGTGCTATAAACGTTCTGGGGAACTGACGcgacatcaacgtgttcacactgattcaggtgctctcactgtgggactggtgcGATCTTGTGTGATCTTCTCAACTCTCTgtacaccaacgaattcacactggggaaagaccattcacctgctctga